Proteins encoded together in one Procambarus clarkii isolate CNS0578487 chromosome 11, FALCON_Pclarkii_2.0, whole genome shotgun sequence window:
- the LOC138363760 gene encoding fibrous sheath CABYR-binding protein-like, which yields MNHPIVFSKLEKISLYSECAPRTECPKDRVCPKDRVCPKDTVPQGQSVPQGQSAPRTECAPRTECAPRTECPKDRVCPKDRVCPKDRVPQGQSAPRTECPKDRVCPKDRVCPKDRVPPRTECPKDRVPQGQSVPQGQSVPQGQSVPQGQSSPRTECAPRTECPKDRVCPKDRVPQEQSAPRTECAPRTECPKNRVPQGQSVPQGQSAPKDRVPQGQSSPRTECAPRTECPKDRVCPKDRVPQGQSVPQGQSAPRTECAPRTECPKNRVPQGQSVPQGQSALRTECAPRTECPKDRVPQRQSSPRTECAPRTECAPRTECPKDRVCPKDRVPQGQSSPRTECAPRTECAPRTECAPRTECPKNRVPQGQSVPQRQSAPRTECAPKTECAPRTECAPRTECPKDRVCPKDRVCPKDRVPQEQSAPRTECAPRTECAPRTECAPRTECPKDRVCPKDRVCPKDRVPQEQSAPTLCLGAYVDHNMYKLFRFGIKQHYLHICKLYKNLAEI from the exons atgaatcatcctatagtattcagtaaattagagaaaattagcctttattcag AGTGTGCCCCAAGGACAGAGTGCCCTAAGGACAGAGTGTGCCCCAAAGACAGAGTGTGCCCCAAGGACACAGTGCCCCAAGGACAGAGTGTGCCCCAAGGACAGAGTGCCCCAAGGACAGAGTGTGCCCCAAGGACAGAGTGTGCCCCAAGGACAGAGTGCCCTAAGGACAGAGTGTGCCCCAAGGACAGAGTGTGCCCCAAGGACAGAGTGCCCCAAGGACAGAGTGCCCCAAGGACAGAGTGCCCCAAGGACAGAGTGTGCCCCAAGGACAGAGTGTGCCCCAAGGACAGAGTGCCCCCAAGGACAGAGTGCCCCAAGGACAGAGTTCCCCAAGGACAGAGTGTGCCCCAAGGACAGAGTGTGCCCCAAGGACAGAGTGTGCCCCAAGGACAGAGTTCCCCAAGGACAGAGTGTGCCCCAAGGACAGAGTGCCCCAAGGACAGAGTGTGCCCCAAGGACAGAGTGCCCCAAGAACAGAGTGCCCCAAGGACAGAGTGTGCCCCAAGGACAGAGTGCCCCAAGAACAGAGTGCCCCAAGGACAGAGTGTGCCCCAAGGACAGAGTGCCCCCAAGGACAGAGTGCCCCAAGGACAGAGTTCCCCAAGGACAGAGTGTGCCCCAAGAACAGAGTGCCCCAAGGACAGAGTGTGCCCCAAGGACAGAGTTCCCCAAGGACAGAGTGTGCCCCAAGGACAGAGTGCCCCAAGGACAGAGTGTGCCCCAAGGACAGAGTGCCCCAAGAACAGAGTGCCCCAAGGACAGAGTGTGCCCCAAGGACAGAGTGCCCTAAGGACAGAGTGTGCCCCAAGGACAGAGTGCCCCAAGGACAGAGTGCCCCAAAGACAGAGTTCCCCAAGGACAGAGTGTGCCCCAAGGACAGAGTGTGCCCCAAGGACAGAGTGCCCTAAGGACAGAGTGTGCCCCAAGGACAGAGTGCCCCAAGGACAGAGTTCCCCAAGGACAGAGTGTGCCCCAAGGACAGAGTGTGCCCCAAGGACAGAGTGTGCCCCAAGGACAGAGTGCCCCAAGAACAGAGTGCCCCAAGGACAGAGTGTGCCCCAAAGACAGAGTGCCCCAAGGACAGAGTGTGCCCCAAAGACAGAGTGTGCCCCAAGGACAGAGTGTGCCCCAAGGACAGAGTGCCCTAAGGACAGAGTGTGCCCCAAAGACAGAGTGTGCCCCAAGGACAGAGTGCCCCAAGAACAGAGTGCCCCAAGGACAGAGTGTGCCCCAAGGACAGAGTGTGCCCCAAGGACAGAGTGTGCCCCAAGAACAGAGTGCCCCAAGGACAGAGTGTGCCCCAAAGACAGAGTGTGCCCCAAGGACAGAGTGCCCCAAGAACAGAGTGCCCCAACGCTCTGTCTTGGGGCCTATGTTGATCACAATATgtataaattatttagattcgGGATTAAGCAGCATTATTTACACATTTGCAAACTATATAAAAATTTGGCGGAGATATaa